AGAGATTGTTGGCATAAGGAGCGAGGAACTGTTTTTATTAGAAGAGGTTGTCTCAAATATGGTACATGACCATTGTGAACCTCTGATTATTCCCCATATAAGAATAGAGCAGATTAACGATAAGTCTCTGTTGGTCATTGCTGTATATCCTGGTAATGATAAACCATACTTCCTTAAGTGTCCTGGTCGAGAAAAAGGCACCTATGTTAGAGTTGGTTCTTCCAATAGAGTGGCCGATCTGCCCACTATTGCCGAGTTAGAGAGACAGCGGTTAAATATAAGCTACGATTCAACTTCCTTATTTGGAGCCTCTCTTGACGACCTTGATAATTCCTCCATTGATGAATATATGGCTTTGAGAGAAGAAGTAAGGGGGATTCCCAAAGAGCCTCTTTCTAAAAGACTTTTGCTAAAACTCCGATTGGCAAAGCAAGAGGGAAAAGAAATATACCCCACGAGAGGTGGAATTTTGCTCTTTGGGAAATCTCCACTTGATTGCTTTCCCTACGGAGCAATTAAATGCGCCAGGTTTAAGGGCAGGGATATCAATGAGTTTATCGATCAACAGGAAATCTCCGGTCGGCTTAAAGATCAAGTAGAGGAGGCAATAAAATTCTTTAAGCGAAATGTTCGCAGAGGCGCCAGGATAAAAGGATTATACAGGGAAGAGAAGTATGCGTATCCGCCAGATGCAATAAGAGAAGCAATCATTAATGCTGTTGTCCATAGAGATTACAATATGGTAACGAAAACTATCTAAAATACTA
The nucleotide sequence above comes from bacterium. Encoded proteins:
- a CDS encoding putative DNA binding domain-containing protein codes for the protein MDLEIRAKDFLNQIEGRMLEFKEELPSGQQLAKTAIAFANGSGGKIIIGIKDKPREIVGIRSEELFLLEEVVSNMVHDHCEPLIIPHIRIEQINDKSLLVIAVYPGNDKPYFLKCPGREKGTYVRVGSSNRVADLPTIAELERQRLNISYDSTSLFGASLDDLDNSSIDEYMALREEVRGIPKEPLSKRLLLKLRLAKQEGKEIYPTRGGILLFGKSPLDCFPYGAIKCARFKGRDINEFIDQQEISGRLKDQVEEAIKFFKRNVRRGARIKGLYREEKYAYPPDAIREAIINAVVHRDYNMVTKTI